agtcaacattttttgctactGTAATATCTCCAGTATAttcatttaatgaaaatatttgctttGCAATATCACTTATTCCACTAAACTCATAAGTTACTTTTCCATTGATGCCCTCATCCGCATCAGTCGCACTTACTGTCACTACTACAGTGTCAATGAGAGAGTTTTCAGGCAGAGTAGCTTCATAAACGGCCTGGCTGAAAACTGGGGCGTTATCATTGGCATCCAGCACAGTGATTTGTATGACTGCGGTACCTGATCTCTGAGGAGAGCCACCATCAACGGCTGTCAGCAATAAGGTCAGCTCTTGCTGTTCTTCCCGATCTAATTCTCTGTCTAACATGATCTCACTGTATTTTGTACCAACGGAATTTGTTAGTacatttaaagcaaaataattatttttatgtaatatatAGTTTTGCACGGCGTTTTGTCCTATGTCAGCATCGCGTGCAGCATTAATTCTATAGCGAGAGCCTTTGGGAGCTGATTCGCGGATTTCCAATTTGACAGCGTCTTTAGGGAA
This genomic interval from Plectropomus leopardus isolate mb unplaced genomic scaffold, YSFRI_Pleo_2.0 unplaced_scaffold2507, whole genome shotgun sequence contains the following:
- the LOC121966563 gene encoding protocadherin beta-6-like yields the protein MEYNGLQVNIFCGSLFLLLGLGLQICYGDVSYSFPEEMKRGSVIGNIAKDLGLQVNRLPPRKARIVLEGNRKRYCEINVGTGELVVADRIDREELCGAKISCILKCELVLEDPLESHRISLQIQDINDNPPVFPKDAVKLEIRESAPKGSRYRINAARDADIGQNAVQNYILHKNNYFALNVLTNSVGTKYSEIMLDRELDREEQQELTLLLTAVDGGSPQRSGTAVIQITVLDANDNAPVFSQAVYEATLPENSLIDTVVVTVSATDADEGINGK